The genomic interval CAAAAACTGCAGCGCATTCTCGTCCTCGCCTTCTTCGTCGGAGGAGCAAAAGGCAGCCACCGGCTCCACTTTCTGCACGTCCACCTCAATTTCCTCGTCCTGTTGCGCGTCTGCGTTCAGATCCACAGACTTGTCTTCGTCCGCAATGTCGAACTCTGACTCCCGCTCCTCGTATTCTACGTTTTCATCTAATTCCTTGAAATCTGGTGCAAAGGCAGACCAGTTTTCCACTTGATTTTGAGCCCAAATGGATACCAGTCCAGAGCTGATGCTGGCAATGATAGGCCGCACTGGATGCCACACCACGTCCAAGAGCAGCTCACCCTTGGTGCCATGCAGGATCTTCACCAGGTTGCCAATAGACTTTTCCCATATGTAAAGAGCATGCTGGCGAGCACTGCCAGCGCAAATATACTCCCCATCACCAGAGAAGCAGCACTTTTTCCAGGTGGTTCTGGATGGAATTGATATTGGTCAATCAATTGGTTATAAAGGGTTCGTTTCACATCATACTTATTGACCAAGTCCTGTAGCTTTTGTATGGGTTCCGGTTCGCCGTCTTTGCCTAGAGTGATTATTTCTTTTGAGTCGTAAACACGAATAACTCGATCTGAGGTGTTGATAAGAAATGCGCTGAAAGATAAATTTGTTACGTTATGAAATCCCGATTACTTATGAGTACCCACTCTCCACGCCTCGCAAACTCGATGCTTTTTACAGCCGTTGCACTGGAGGTGCCTACAATAATGCGAAAACTGGCGACCACCTCAAAGGTTTCAACATCCAGTACGAGTATTTTTCCCTTGGCGTTGCCTGTGTAGATGTGTTTGCCTCTGCGATCGAAAGAAGCCACGATGTTCAAGTCGCCCTGGTGACGAACAAGGAGTTCAATGAAAAATCAAACTGCGAACAATCAATGTGCAAACTAACATCGGAATCCAAGGGCAGGCAGCGGTGAGTTCCGCCGACCTCTACAAGAACGGCGGCATATCGCATGGGGCACACCAAAAGTCGGTTGTCATTTCGCGGATCGAACTGTACTTTCAGCACAGGCGATGGAAACCTGTACTTGTGTTCCAGCTCGCCGGTTAGCACATCCCAAATGCACACATTGTTGTCCGTGGAAGCTGAAAGTAACTGGAGTGGATTGGAAAATGTAGATGCTGTGTAGAACGGCGAGCGAGGGCCTACCTTGTGACCATTCCTGGTCCAACTGAGACTGCAAACGGGATGCACATGGGCCGAAATAATCTTGGCAATGCCCCTCGTCAGAAAATCCCAGATTACAATGCGGCCATCATTGCATCCCACGGCCAAAAGGGTTCCGTATTTGTTAAAGGCACATGTCACGGCCAACGAAATGCAATCCAGCGAGCCGTCGAACTCCTCTGGGTAGTTCTGTCCGAATGATTCTTAATAAAGCGGGAGTTATTTACTACATAAGCATAGAAAATGAGCGGCAATCTCACCTAGTAGCTCcaaattcatttttgtttACTATCTTCTTCTTCTAAAATGGCAGCTGACATTCACACCGAACTACAATAACATTTTATGTTATAAATGATAAGCTTAACAGAAGACGAGTTTTTCGATAGTTGTGGTTATATTATGTACAACTATTGAACAtcaattattatattataattcgaattttaaaagaaattctCATCTACATTGgcttaaaaaaatatggttGTTTTAATAGAATAACTTTAGGCGATTTTAGAGGtgaaattatatattaaaatagGTAAACATATAAAATGGCTCAATTTGGTGCAGAAAGTACATTTTGAACTGCATTAGATATATCTTAATTCAATTTCGCACTAATTTATGAGTGTTAGTTGCGATAGTCTTATCTCTGGAGAAAGCGATTGTCTCGACGTTTGTTCGATATTTTAAGATATCGATAATGTAATCGGAGTTTTACCACCCCTATTTTTTGAGCTCTGTGCACGTTGTATGAGAAAAATTTATGCAGATGTATTCGCCAATTGTAACCAAGTCCGGATTGTGAAATTGCACGCAGGCACCGAGCATCATAATAAGCGTTCTAATTGGAGAAGGCAGACGTTTCGAATTAAGCCATTTCGGAGACGTTTCGTCCGTGGCACGCGATTGTGTCAACGTCACCTTTGGAGCACTCGccctctctcgctcgctcccCCTTTCATTGCCAATTTTTTGCTTGCCCTCTCTCGCTCACTCCCTTCGAAAGCTTAACGGTTAGAgtgaaataatgaaataacCCAGTTTCGAATTTCGTTCACAACAAAAGTGCGGGCCTTTAATGCCAAAACAACACTTGGTTTCGAATTGTTTTTCAAATTCGAATCGAGGTTTTCCAGCTTTCCAGTTTTAcagcgagagagagagcgagggCGAATTACGGTGTTCGCGCTCTGCTTGTGCTTTCCACTCCACTCCCCTTCTTAACTTCCCCCCTCCCTCTCTATTTACTCTGTGTGCATGTGTAAATGAATACTTAAAAACGTTTTTAATCGTTGCAGTGTATTCATCGCCAGCCACGTTAAAAGGAAGAACGTGTATGTGAATACGACCTGCAGAGGATCTTAGCGAAGGATTCAGGAGCCCAAATTCTCAATCCCcatcccacacacacacatatactcGCACGTAGGCACGCTCTCTGTGAGAGGAAGGGTAAATAAAAGAAGCAACGAGCAAAATGTCTGGCGAGGAAACGTCTGCCGATCGCAATGTCGAGATCTGGAAAATCAAGAAGCTCATCAAGAGCCTGGAAATGGCCCGCGGGTGAGTCTTATCAATGATATACATGTCCTTTAACCCCCCCACTAATTTGTGTACGTGTGTGGGGTATACACAATACATGGCACGAAAACAACACGGGGGTGGATGTGGGCGTACTGGACGTGGGTGTGGGTGGGGGCTTGAGGGAGCGGCGAGTACAACCACCTTTCCTTGTTGTCGCCGTGTGAATCTCCTTTGCATTGTTTCCAATCTTGGCAAGATCCCCCAGCTCTCTCCATCTCTCTTTTTTGCATACGAGCAACACGTTTTTGTCGAGTTTTTATCAGTTTAAACTAGACTGattgagagagagagggagagccAGAGAGAGAGGAGTGACTGAGTGAGTAATCGCCTCGTGGCCGTTGTGCGTAtgcgtgcatgtgtgtgtgtgtgtttttgcctCAAAATGGGCCAAGCTTTGTGGACCCCCTCGCTCTCGCTCACTCCCTTGACCCGGTCCTTACCGCTTCACACTGCTTTAGAGTGGGTAACAAGGTCAGCAAATCGAGTGACCCCCACAGGAGCATATCTactatgtatatacatatatatttatattgttGTCAATATGCGCCACAATTGAAGCTAACATAACACCTCTTCCAATTGGAGTTGGCGACTGTTGCCAATTGGGATTCGCTTTGACAGATATCTTCCTATTGGTTTTCAGCCAACTGcgaaatatatacatacatatgtatgtatttgttttttttttttttaagttctgTGCTATATTTTGTTGGATTTTGCATTCCAACATTTTGTACAAATTGCGATTGGCACACCTCTGTATTATATCTAACGGGAAAATGGTTTGCATCAGCGAAACAAAAGTTTGGAAGTTACAGAAAAGTATTTGTTTCCATACAATAATCAAAgttaaaatttattccaataACCGAATGTTAAGTTTAAAAGACATATGCCACGAAATTTCACGGCCAATTAAATAACTTTAAGTAGGTTGCTATTATGTGCATCTGACGTACAAATATACGATTCAGTAGTACTGTTGCCCATTATGTATATCTGCCATTTCCGCGACTCATGTTCTCCCTTGTTTGGGTTTCTTGCAGCAATGGAACCAGCATGATTTCTTTGATTATTCCGCCAAAGGATCAAATCTCGCGCGTCAGCAAAATGTTGGCCGATGAGTTTGGAACGGCGTCGAACATCAAGTCGCGTGTAAATCGCCTGTCCGTCCTCGGTGCCATTACGTCGGTACAGCACAGACTCAAATTATACACCAAAGGTAAGCTGAGCTAAGAAATTGTACATAAACAATCCACACGAACTCTCACCAACCGCTTCAATTCAGTGCCTCCCAACGGTTTGGTCATCTACTGCGGCACAATAGTCACAGAGGAGGGCAAGGAGAAGAAGGTGAACATAGACTTTGAGCCATTCAAGCCCATAAACACGTCGCTCTACCTCTGCGACAACAAGTTCCACACGGAGGCCCTCACTGCCCTGCTCGCCGACGACAACAAATTTGGATTCATCGTGATGGACGGTAATGGAGCGCTGTTCGGTACCCTTCAGGGCAACACCCGCGAGGTGCTCCACAAGTTCACCGTCGATCTGCCGAAGAAGCACGGTCGTGGTGGTCAGTCCGCCCTTCGTTTCGCCCGTCTGCGTATGGAGAAGCGCCACAACTACGTGCGGAAGGTCGCCGAGGTAGCCACCCAGCTCTTCATCACGAACGACAAGCCCAACATTGCCGGACTCATCCTGGCTGGTAGTGCGGACTTCAAGACTGAGCTCAGTCAGTCTGATATGTTCGATCCTGTAAGTGGGAGTTAACCTATTTCCCTTGATGCCATTAAGCCTTACACTTGAATCTGTTTTCAGCGTTTGCAATCAAAAGTCAtcaagctggtggatgtgtcGTATGGTGGGGAAAACGGTTTTAACCAGGCCATTGAACTGGCGGCCGAATCATTGCAGAACGTGAAATTCATACAGGAGAAGAAACTCATTGGTCGCTACTTTGATGAAATTTCTCAGGTGAGTTGCCGGAGACGAGTTCTGAGGCAATTTGAAAGTAAAAACCACATCCGCATGCTTTCCATATTTAACAGGATACTGGCAAATACTGTTTTGGAGTGGAGGACACTTTGCGGGCACTGGAACTTGGCTCTGTGGAGACCCTCATTTGTTGGGAGAACCTGGATATTCAACGTTATGTTCTCAAGAATCATGCCAACTCGACGTCAACGACAGTATTACATTTGACGCCCGAGCAGGAAAAGGACAAGTCGCACT from Drosophila mauritiana strain mau12 chromosome 3L, ASM438214v1, whole genome shotgun sequence carries:
- the LOC117139645 gene encoding eukaryotic peptide chain release factor subunit 1 isoform X1, yielding MSGEETSADRNVEIWKIKKLIKSLEMARGNGTSMISLIIPPKDQISRVSKMLADEFGTASNIKSRVNRLSVLGAITSVQHRLKLYTKVPPNGLVIYCGTIVTEEGKEKKVNIDFEPFKPINTSLYLCDNKFHTEALTALLADDNKFGFIVMDGNGALFGTLQGNTREVLHKFTVDLPKKHGRGGQSALRFARLRMEKRHNYVRKVAEVATQLFITNDKPNIAGLILAGSADFKTELSQSDMFDPRLQSKVIKLVDVSYGGENGFNQAIELAAESLQNVKFIQEKKLIGRYFDEISQDTGKYCFGVEDTLRALELGSVETLICWENLDIQRYVLKNHANSTSTTVLHLTPEQEKDKSHFTDKESGVEMELIESQPLLEWLANNYKMFGATLEIITDKSQEGSQFVRGFGGIGGILRYKVDFQSMQLDELDNDGFDLDDY
- the LOC117139645 gene encoding eukaryotic peptide chain release factor subunit 1 isoform X2, translated to MSGEETSADRNVEIWKIKKLIKSLEMARGNGTSMISLIIPPKDQISRVSKMLADEFGTASNIKSRVNRLSVLGAITSVQHRLKLYTKVPPNGLVIYCGTIVTEEGKEKKVNIDFEPFKPINTSLYLCDNKFHTEALTALLADDNKFGFIVMDGNGALFGTLQGNTREVLHKFTVDLPKKHGRGGQSALRFARLRMEKRHNYVRKVAEVATQLFITNDKPNIAGLILAGSADFKTELSQSDMFDPRLQSKVIKLVDVSYGGENGFNQAIELAAESLQNVKFIQEKKLIGRYFDEISQDTGKYCFGVEDTLRALELGSVETLICWENLDIQRYVLKNHANSTSTTVLHLTPEQEKDKSHFTDKESGVEMELIESQPLLEWLANNYKMFGATLEIITDKSQEGSQFVRGFGGIGGILRYKVDFQSLQADEPLEDVDLDDY
- the LOC117140178 gene encoding retinoblastoma-binding protein 5 homolog, encoding MNLELLESFGQNYPEEFDGSLDCISLAVTCAFNKYGTLLAVGCNDGRIVIWDFLTRGIAKIISAHVHPVCSLSWTRNGHKLLSASTDNNVCIWDVLTGELEHKYRFPSPVLKVQFDPRNDNRLLVCPMRYAAVLVEVGGTHRCLPLDSDGDLNIVASFDRRGKHIYTGNAKGKILVLDVETFEVVASFRIIVGTSSATAVKSIEFARRGDAFLINTSDRVIRVYDSKEIITLGKDGEPEPIQKLQDLVNKTTWKKCCFSGDGEYICAGSARQHALYIWEKSIGNLVKILHGTKGELLLDVVWHPVRPIIASISSGLVSIWAQNQVENWSAFAPDFKELDENVEYEERESEFDIADEDKSVDLNADAQQDEEIEVDVQKVEPVAAFCSSDEEGEDENALQFLPMAPEVEDPEDGWAGQDGLEPSAVMLSHMEPHDYEDDIMASKRRRMQLYDVSLPDAPTDETHPLISSKAGKDKQQPVGGKKAAGRTKK